The following are encoded in a window of Thunnus albacares chromosome 17, fThuAlb1.1, whole genome shotgun sequence genomic DNA:
- the mosmoa gene encoding uncharacterized protein C16orf52 homolog B isoform X1, protein MDKLTIISGCLFLAADIFAIASIANPDWINTGESAGALTVGLVRQCQTIHGRDRTCIPPRLPPEWVTTLFFIIMGIISLTVTCGLLVASHWRREATKYARWIAFTGMILFCMAALIFPIGFYINEVGGQPYKLPNNTVVGSSYVLFVLSIFFTIVGLLFAGKVCLPG, encoded by the exons ATGGATAAGCTGACCATCATTTCAGGGTGCCTGTTTCTGGCAGCAGATATATTTGCAATAGCCAGCATTGCAAACCCAGACTGGATCAACACCGGTGAATCAGCAG GTGCCCTTACAGTCGGTCTAGTCCGGCAATGTCAGACCATCCACGGACGAGACCGGACCTGTATTCCGCCACGGCTTCCCCCAGAGTGGGTCACCAcacttttcttcatcatcatgggcATCATCTCCCTCACAGTCACCTGTGGACTGCTTGTGGCATCACACTGGCGCAGAGAAGCCACCAAATACGCCCGCTGGATCGCCTTTACTGGCA TGATCCTGTTCTGCATGGCGGCGCTCATCTTCCCCATAGGCTTCTATATCAATGAGGTGGGAGGCCAGCCGTACAAGCTGCCCAACAACACGGTGGTCGGCTCCTCGTACGTGCTGTTTGTCCTCTCCATCTTCTTCACCATAGTTGGACTGCTGTTCGCAGGCAAAGTTTGCCTTCCAGGCTGA
- the mosmoa gene encoding uncharacterized protein C16orf52 homolog B isoform X2, with protein sequence MLKMSRHGPHFLSFGLRHGALTVGLVRQCQTIHGRDRTCIPPRLPPEWVTTLFFIIMGIISLTVTCGLLVASHWRREATKYARWIAFTGMILFCMAALIFPIGFYINEVGGQPYKLPNNTVVGSSYVLFVLSIFFTIVGLLFAGKVCLPG encoded by the exons ATGCTGAAGATGAGCAGACACGGCcctcatttcctctcatttGGACTGAGACATG GTGCCCTTACAGTCGGTCTAGTCCGGCAATGTCAGACCATCCACGGACGAGACCGGACCTGTATTCCGCCACGGCTTCCCCCAGAGTGGGTCACCAcacttttcttcatcatcatgggcATCATCTCCCTCACAGTCACCTGTGGACTGCTTGTGGCATCACACTGGCGCAGAGAAGCCACCAAATACGCCCGCTGGATCGCCTTTACTGGCA TGATCCTGTTCTGCATGGCGGCGCTCATCTTCCCCATAGGCTTCTATATCAATGAGGTGGGAGGCCAGCCGTACAAGCTGCCCAACAACACGGTGGTCGGCTCCTCGTACGTGCTGTTTGTCCTCTCCATCTTCTTCACCATAGTTGGACTGCTGTTCGCAGGCAAAGTTTGCCTTCCAGGCTGA
- the LOC122967497 gene encoding cytochrome b-c1 complex subunit 2, mitochondrial, whose protein sequence is MRGIRPLNALPKRCYAAARRSEALTEPLTGHKPSLAAPLPPQNVQVSKLPNGLVIASLENYSPLSSVGLFVKGGSRYEAAGNLGVSHVLRLAANLTNKGSSALKLCRSVEALGGSLSVTSSRETMVYSADCLRDHLDTLLEYVVNVAAAPEFRPWEVNDLLPRLKIDKALAQQCPQIGIIEKLHEAAYKNALSNSLYCPDHMLGRISSEQLQSFVEDNFTTGRMALVGLGVKHSVLRQVGEGLLSVRSGAGAPAAKALYRGGEVRVQNNDDLAHALIASEGGVSGSAEANAFSVLQRILGAGPHVKRGANITSKLSQGIAKATTQPFDASAFNASYSDSGLFGIYTIAQAHSAGEVIKAAVAQVRGVAEGNVSEADITRAKNQVKIEYLMSIESSEGLLEEIGAQALTTAAYQVPETVLQAVDSVTKNDVVKAAKKFVDSKKTMAASGHLINTPFVDEL, encoded by the exons ATGAGGGGAATCCGGCCTCTTAACGCTCTCCCC AAACGTTGCTATGCTGCTGCCAGGAGGAGTGAAGCTCTGACTGAACCTCTCACAGGCCACAAACCATCCTTAGCCGCTCCTCTCCCTCCCCAAAATGTCCAG GTGTCCAAGCTCCCAAACGGTCTGGTCATCGCATCACTGGAGAACTACTCCCCCTTGTCCAGTGTCGGTTTGTTTGTGAAAGGTGGGAGTCGCTATGAGGCTGCGGGAAACCTGGGCGTCTCCCATGTGCTACGATTGGCGGCAAATCTG acTAATAAGGGTTCGTCTGCCTTGAAGCTCTGTCGCAGTGTGGAAGCACTGGGAGGCAGCCTGAG tgtgacatcatcaagagAGACCATGGTCTACTCTGCAGACTGCCTGAGAGATCACCT AGACACATTATTGGAGTATGTGGTTAACGTGGCCGCAGCTCCAGAGTTTCGACCGTGGGAAGTAAACGACCTGTTACCCAGGCTGAAGATCGACAAGGCTCTGGCTCAGCAGTGTCCTCAGATAG GCATAATTGAGAAGTTGCATGAAGCAGCGTACAAAAATGCTCTGTCCAACTCTCTGTACTGCCCTGACCACATGCTCGGTCGTATCTCATCTGAACAG CTGCAGTCATTTGTTGAGGACAATTTCACCACTGGCAGAATGGCTCTTGTAGGACTAG GTGTGAAGCACTCTGTCCTGAGGCAGGTGGGCGAGGGGCTCCTGAGTGTCCGCAGTGGGGCTGGAGCACCTGCAGCAAAGGCTTTGTACCGTGGAG gtGAGGTGCGGGTGCAGAACAATGACGACTTGGCCCACGCATTGATAGCCAGCGAGGGTGGCGTGTCAGGTAGCGCAGAGGCTAATGCCTTCAGTGTGCTGCAAAGGATCCTGGGAGCTGGCCCACATGTGAAGAGGGGCGCCAACATCACCAGCAAACTGAGCCAGGGGATCGCCAAAGCTACCACACAGCCCTTTgat GCCTCAGCCTTCAATGCCTCATACTCTGACTCGGGCCTGTTTGGCATCTACACCATTGCACAAGCTCACTCAGCAGGAGAG GTGATCAAAGCTGCCGTCGCTCAAGTGAGAGGTGTGGCTGAGGGAAACGTGTCAGAGGCTGACATCACCAGAGCAAA GAACCAGGTGAAAATAGAGTACCTGATGTCAATAGAGAGCTCTGAGGGCCTGTTGGAGGAGATCGGCGCTCAGGCTCTGACTACTGCAGCGTACCAGGTCCCCGAGACTGTTCTCCAGGCTGTAGACTCCGTTACCAAGAACGATGTGGTCAAG GCTGCAAAGAAATTTGTGGACAGCAAGAAGACCATGGCAGCTAGTGGACATCTCATTAATACACCATTTGTggatgaattatga